One Gossypium hirsutum isolate 1008001.06 chromosome A11, Gossypium_hirsutum_v2.1, whole genome shotgun sequence genomic window carries:
- the LOC107924002 gene encoding uncharacterized protein, translating into MVETRRSSSSSKRPFSTPATSLPTSSKRSKASEPASSSTNGAAVSGPVNEALGPPKESGSDSRVTELRSSDLPVSDAAKAVDASVPDKSADVDVENGALVSQRSLGEAAVDAENAKVISAGFTARVKKRPMKPAKSGSKVPWGKLLSQYSQNPHVVMCGTIFTVGQSRQCNLCLKDPSISTVLCKVKHIESDGNSIALLEITGGKGSVQVNGKVYRKNASLILNAGDELIFTSTGNHAYIFQQLTNDNLAAPGIPSSLSVLEAQTAPIKEIIEARSGDPSAVAGAATILASLSTKENSEMSTLPSGCEVSDDRVPEVDMKDSASNSDPATASSREKTVPPTPDAANENSNLDRLGLDDSMDADNTKIPGAGYSLRPLLRILAGTSTDFDFSGSIAKILDERREIREMLKEFEPPSALISTKRQAFKDSLQEGILNPDNIDVSFENFPYYLSDTTKKVLIASTYVHLKCNKFAKYASDLPIMSPRILLSGPSGSEIYQETLAKALAKHFGARLLIVDSLLLPGGSTSRETDAVKEPSRAERAYVYAKRAAQAAALQQKKPTSSVEADITGGSSLSSQALPKQEVSTATSKSFTFKKGDRVKFVGTTSPSGFSSLQPALRGPAIGFRGKVLLAFEENGSSKIGVRFDRSIPEGNDLGGLCEVDHGFFCAASSLRLEASGGDDVDKLAVNELFEVAVNESKCSPLILFVKDIEKSMAGNTDVYSSLKSKVENLPANVVIIGSHTQMDNRKEKSHPGGLLFTKFGANQTALLDLAFPDNFGRLHDRSKETPKTMKQVARLFPNKVTIQLPQDEALLLDWKQQLERDIETLKAQSNIVSFRSVLNRNGLDCPDLETLCIKDQTLTNESVEKVVGWALSHHFMHSSEALIKDAKLVVSTESIKYGLNILQGIQSESKSLKKSLKDVVTENEFEKKLLADVIPPSDIGVSFDDIGALENVKDTLKELVMLPLQRPELFCKGQLTKPCKGILLFGPPGTGKTMLAKAVATEAGANFINISMSSITSKWFGEGEKYVKAVFSLASKIAPSVIFVDEVDSMLGRRENPGEHEAMRKMKNEFMVNWDGLRTKDKERVLVLAATNRPFDLDEAVIRRLPRRLMVNLPDAPNREKILRVILAKEDLSPNVDLETIANMTDGYSGSDLKNLCVTAAHCPIREILEKEKKERASAAAENRPAPTLYSSADVRPLKMDDFKYAHEQVCASVSSESTNMNELLQWNELYGEGGSRKKKPLSYFM; encoded by the exons ATGGTTGAAACGCGACGGAGCTCCTCCTCTTCCAAACGCCCTTTTTCCACTCCTGCTACATCCCTTCCTACATCTAGTAAACGATCCAAG GCATCTGAGCCGGCGTCGTCATCGACCAATGGAGCTGCGGTTTCTGGGCCGGTTAACGAAGCCCTGGGACCGCCTAAGGAATCCGGGTCGGACTCGCGTGTAACGGAGCTCCGATCTTCTGATCTGCCGGTATCTGATGCGGCTAAGGCCGTTGATGCGTCTGTCCCTGATAAGTCTGCTGATGTTGATGTGGAGAACGGTGCTTTGGTGTCTCAGCGGTCCTTAG GTGAAGCTGCTGTGGATGCGGAAAACGCGAAGGTGATTAGTGCAGGGTTTACCGCTCGGGTTAAGAAGAGGCCAATGAAACCTGCTAAATCTGGTTCTAAAGTCCCATGGGGAAAGCTTCTTTCTCAGTACTCTCAG AACCCTCATGTTGTCATGTGTGGCACTATCTTCACTGTTGGCCAAAGTCGTCAGTGTAATTTATGCCTTAAAGACCCCAGTATTAGCACTGTTTTGTGCAAAGTGAAGCACATAGAG AGTGATGGAAATTCAATTGCATTACTAGAAATTACAGGAGGAAAAGGGTCTGTCCAGGTTAACGGGAAGGTTTACCGTAAAAATGCTAGTTTAATTCTAAATGCAGGCGATGAGTTGATTTTCACTAGTACAGGGAATCATGCTtat ATTTTTCAGCAGCTCACCAATGATAACTTAGCTGCCCCAGGCATACCTTCTTCTTTAAGTGTTTTAGAAGCTCAGACTGCTCCTATAAAAGAGATTATTGAGGCACGATCAGGTGATCCATCAGCTGTTGCTGGGGCGGCAACAATATTGGCCTCTTTGTCAACAAAAGAAAATTCAGAGATGTCTACTTTACCTTCGGGTTGTGAGGTGTCAGATGACCGTGTTCCAGAAGTGGATATGAAGGATAGTGCCAGTAATTCTGATCCAGCAACTGCTTCTTCAAGGGAGAAAACTGTTCCTCCTACACCTGATGCAGCCAATGAAAACTCTAATCTTGATAGACTTGGATTGGATGATAGTATGGATGCTGACAATACAAAGATTCCTGGTGCAGGTTACTCTTTAAGGCCATTGTTGCGCATTCTTGCTGGTACATCTACTGATTTTGATTTTAGTGGCAGCATTgccaaaattcttgatgagcgaAGGGAAATTAGAGAGATGCTTAAGGAATTTGAACCTCCTTCAGCTTTGATATCAACTAAGCGGCAAGCATTTAAAGATAGTTTACAGGAAGGCATTCTCAATCCGGACAATATAGATGtctcatttgaaaattttccatattATTTGAG TGATACAACAAAGAAAGTTTTGATAGCCTCAACTTATGTCCATTTGAAGTGTAATAAATTTGCAAAGTACGCCTCAGATCTCCCTATCATGAGTCCTCGTATATTGTTATCTGGCCCTTCTG GTTCAGAAATATATCAGGAGACTTTGGCAAAGGCACTTGCCAAACATTTTGGTGCTAGATTGCTAATCGTTGATTCTCTTCTGTTGCCTGGA GGATCAACTTCAAGAGAAACTGATGCTGTAAAAGAACCTTCAAGGGCTGAAAGGGCATATGTATATGCCAAAAGAGCTGCGCAGGCTGCTGCTTTGCAGCAGAAGAAGCCAACTTCTAGTGTTGAAGCTGATATAACAGGTGGTTCTTCACTGAGCTCCCAAGCTTTGCCAAAGCAGGAAGTATCTACTGCAACATCTAAAAGTTTTACATTTAAGAAAG GTGATAGGGTTAAGTTTGTAGGTACTACTTCACCTTCTGGATTTTCCTCTCTACAGCCTGCTTTGAG GGGACCGGCAATTGGTTTTCGGGGAAAAGTTCTCCTTGCTTTTGAAGAAAATGGTTCATCAAAAATTGGGGTCAGATTTGACAGATCTATTCCAGAGGGAAATGACCTTGGTGGGCTTTGTGAAGTAGACCACGGTTTCTTCTGTGCTG CTAGTTCACTCCGTTTGGAAGCTTCTGGAGGTGATGATGTTGACAAGTTAGCTGTTAATGAACTTTTTGAG GTTGCAGTGAATGAAAGCAAGTGTAGTCCCTTAATATTGTTTGTGAAAGACATAGAGAAGTCTATGGCTGGAAATACAGATGTGTATAGTTCCCTGAAGAGTAAGGTTGAGAATTTGCCAGCTAACGTTGTCATAATTGGTTCTCACACCCAGATGGACAACCGTAAGGAGAAA TCTCATCCTGGCGGCCTCTTATTCACAAAATTTGGAGCCAATCAGACTGCCTTACTTGATCTTGCATTTCCT GATAATTTTGGTAGACTTCATGACAGGAGCAAAGAAACACCTAAAACCATGAAACAAGTGGCTCGGCTTTTCCCTAACAAAGTGACAATCCAATTGCCTCAG GATGAAGCTCTACTTTTGGACTGGAAGCAGCAGCTGGAACGCGACATTGAAACCCTTAAAGCACAGTCAAATATTGTTAGCTTTCGCTCA GTTCTCAATCGAAATGGTTTGGACTGCCCTGATCTTGAAACACTTTGCATTAAAGATCAAACACTTACAAATGAAA GTGTGGAGAAAGTGGTAGGCTGGGCATTAAGTCACCACTTCATGCATTCTTCAGAAGCTTTGATAAAAGATGCTAAACTAGTAGTTTCAACTGAAAG CATCAAATATGGGCTGAACATTTTGCAAGGCATTCAAAGCGAAAGCAAAAGCTTGAAGAAATCACTTAAG GATGTGGTCACTGAGAATGAATTCGAAAAGAAACTTCTTGCGGATGTTATTCCCCCAAGTGATATTGGGGTTAGCTTTGATGATATTGGAGCCCTTGAGAATGTCAAAGACACCTTAAAGGAATTGGTGATGCTTCCCCTTCAAAGGCCTGAATTGTTTTGCAAGGGACAGTTGACAAAG CCTTGCAAAGGAATATTGTTATTTGGGCCTCCTGGTACTGGCAAAACGATGCTTGCGAAGGCAGTTGCAACTGAAGCTGGTGCAAATTTTATTAACATATCAATGTCCAGTATTACTTCAAAG TGGTTTGGTGAAGGAGAGAAGTATGTCAAAGCTGTTTTCTCTCTGGCCAGTAAAATTGCACCTAGTGTTATTTTTGTCGATGAG GTTGATAGCATGTTAGGAAGACGAGAGAATCCGGGTGAACATGAGGCTATGCGTAAAATGAAGAATGAATTTATGGTAAATTGGGACGGTCTTCGTACAAAGGATAAAGAACGAGTGTTGGTTCTTGCTGCTACTAACCGGCCATTTGACCTTGATGAGGCAGTCATCCGGAGGCTTCCTCGAAG ATTGATGGTAAATTTGCCAGATGCTCCAAACAGAGAAAAGATTTTAAGAGTTATATTGGCCAAAGAGGATTTGTCACCCAATGTTGATTTGGAAACTATTGCAAATATGACTGATGGATATTCTGGAAGTGACCTGAAG AACCTTTGCGTGACTGCTGCACATTGTCCCATAAGAGAAATTCTGGAGAAGGAAAAGAAG GAGAGAGCTTCAGCAGCAGCTGAGAATAGACCTGCACCCACCTTGTATAGCAGTGCTGACGTTCGACCTCTGAAGATGGATGATTTTAAATATGCACATGAGCAG GTGTGTGCAAGCGTGTCATCAGAGTCTACAAATATGAATGAGTTGCTTCAATGGAACGAGTTATATGGAGAAGGTGGATCGAGAAAGAAAAAACCTCTGAGCTACTTCATGTAG
- the LOC107923607 gene encoding SNF1-related protein kinase regulatory subunit beta-2-like codes for MEEKMGIIAHQGLKKKKQGLTVLLKLWRHLWVTHLHTVPHQHILLSCLLLRIPLQRCGKDFTIMKVLPSGVYQYRFIVDGQWRYAPDLPWAQDGTGNANNILDLQVNLLSLSWYGIRSFRISNYLFSLNTRDFAKEPPLVPPHVQLPLLNLPASYVSCMLSAFVQSLYCEPKIGGYAISLLLLLALLTMNSIFILKTGCGG; via the exons ATGGAAGAGAAGATGGGAATAATAGCCCATCAgggattgaagaagaagaaacaagggCTAACAGTGCTCTTGAAGCTATGGCGGCACCTATGGGTCACTCACCTCCACACAGTCCCACATCAACACATTCTCCTCTCATGTTTACTCCTCAG AATCCCTTTGCAGAGATGTGGAAAAGACTTCACTATTATGAAAGTGTTACCATCAGGTGTTTACCAGTATAGGTTCATTGTCGATGGACAATGGAGGTATGCCCCTGACTTGCCATGGGCTCAAGACGGCACAGGTAATGCTAACAACATTTTGGACTTGCAGGTAAATTTATTGTCTTTATCTTGGTATGGTATTCGTAGTTTTAGGATTTCCAACTATTTGTTTTCATTGAATACGAGAGATTTCGCTAAGGAGCCACCACTCGTCCCTCCTCACGTACAACTTCCACTCCTTAATCTACCTGCATCATATGTTTCATGTATGTTGAGTGCATTCGTTCAGTCCCTATATTGTGAGCCAAAAATTGGAGGTTATGCTATTTCACTGCTGCTGCTGTTGGCGCTGCTAACTATGAATTCtatttttatcttgaaaacaggTTGTGGTGGTTGA